From Solanum lycopersicum chromosome 4, SLM_r2.1:
TGGGTCGATCTGGCCTGGCCTGAGATTTAATAGAGCTGAACTACAATTTTTTGGAGCCCATTTGAGAAAAGCGTTTTTTAGCCCGGCCTGAATAAGTCTGTTGATTtgtggggcttgagaaatatcggtAGGCCGGCTCGTGgtccaataaaaattaataaaaaatatgatataatattaaaatttataattaaagagagtacaaactcaaaacaattagcttaatatttctatttagatatttatatttttacgtgaaaaaaaatcttaataaatattataaacataattttatttgtggatttcaTTAAAAAGTAGTAAGATTAACAATAATATTGTTTTTCGATacttatgataatatatttaaattataatttataatttaatttaataattctaaatataatataatttttaaataaagtagGATGACCCGACAAGCCTGTAACCTACGTACTTGTCGGTTGGGCCGGTCGTTTTCTggttcacaaaaaaaatttggctagCATGGCCTGACCCGTAAAATATCGAAGCCAATATGAGTTACCCCGAATGGGGTAGGGTAGTCCATATTGACAACTCTAATAAAAGGtacataattaacaatttaaaatattatttttctagaaaacacatgaaaaatttagttcacttttttaaattttattttatatcgtataaattaaaagaaaaaaattaatatacgtTGGGTCTGCGCTGACATACCATATAAACAAGGGTTAATGTTATTGTATAAGACAATTACTCAGAGTAAAATTGAGATCATACAAATTCTTTCCGGGCAAGGTAAAAACAAAGCGAAAAAGGCCCTTTATACATACAATACATTCGATAGAAAACAAAATCAACGAACGAACCCTAGGGTTTTCTCTCCCCAGTTTCCTTCGCCGAGTacccattcattcattcaatcaCCATGACAGGAAAAGCAAAGCCAAAGAAGCACACAGCGAAAGAATTAGCTGCAAAGATCGATGCAGCAACGACTAACAGGGGCGGCGGTAAGGCTGGGTTAGCCGACAGGTCTGGTATTGAAAAAGGTGGACATGCCAAGCTTGAATGTCCTCTTTGCAAAGTGACTGCACCTGATATCAAGTCTATGAAGATCCATCATGATGCAAAACACCCAAAAGTTGCTTTTGATGAAACAAAACTCAACAATCTTCATGCTACTGTTGTTGCTGAATCAAGCAACAAGCCTAAACCTGGTATTCGTGGGAGTCTTAAGAAGTGAGTTCATTTTTAGGGATGATGATATAGTTTTCTGATGGTGGGCATCATATGAATAATATCGAACCCacttttttagttttcttttcttttgtttctggGGATGTAATCTTTTATCTTATCTTTTTCTTCCAAGTTAATGCTACTCTGGGGTTGTTATTTTggatatcatatatattttatgttttgtttttatgAAAAAGCATGCTCAGCTTGATCCTTATGATTGGAATTGCTATTGATTTTACAATGGTTTCCttttgtgggattacactgatTTATGATTACACTGGATGTCTTGTTGTACAATTACTTCCTTCTTCGTTATTGTTGTAGTGAGAGAGCTTTAGGGTCCATTGTTTCTGGTTGTGCTAATATTAGGCTGTGGTAAAGTTTGATCTTTTGATAAAGTGGGCGTGAATAATATGGAATTGGTGCTTAGCTTCTTCTGCTATGTGTCTTGGTTATTTGGAGATACCCTTTCCAGGGAGTGTTGTTGTGTTACGACTAGTTTGATCCCttctcaaaaaaacaaaaaaagaaagagtaagTATGTTTTCGTTAATGTTCACTTGTATTTTAGTATGTGATTCAAGTTGAACAAGACAAGTTTCTGTACAGAGGAGTTTTTGGAGATGAGCTCAAGAAAGTTTTGATACTTGATGCAATAATTACAGATCTGGCTCTGTTATGTTTCACTTATGTATGATGGGTTTTTAGACCGGATCTTATTGGTATCTTAATCTGCTTCACATGGTCAGGAGAGAGCTGTGGCATATCATTATATCTAGTGATTTGTAGTGTAATTTGAGTTATTATCTGCTTGTGTGCTGATACCTTTGGAAGCGTTTTATGTATTGATTTGGATAATTAGGGAAAAGGGTTCCTGCCTGAATTTTTAACTAGTGAATGTTTTTGATGCCACCTTTGCTCTTGTGTTTGCTTTCTTACTTGGATATGCTTTTTATTGGCTAGAGTAGAAGTTGTTAAAGAAACTTATATTAAGATTACATGCTTAAGAGCTTTTTGTTGACTTGTGCTAGAATTAGTATTGCTTTGAAGTTCTTTTTTCCATCTTTTGTCATCTATTTTACCACATATTACACCATTAACTCATAATACATTCAAAATAGTTTTGGTGACTGTCACTAAGCGTCAAGGAGTTTACTGGATTTGCTTGCCCAGTAAATTCCAGTGTGTTGAAGTTAGGGGATTGTATTCATCTATGCTGCAATGCTGGATTAGATCCACAGGCTTGCTTTGCAGTACATTTTCACTGCTTATGTTAGGTTTTACTGCCTGTCATGTGCCTTGTTTATGTTAAACTTTGCTCATGTTGCAAATTGTCAGTGTGAACTTATTGgattaaatatatgtatttgactGCGAGATCTAATTTCTTGTCTGCCTAGGATAACAATAGTTATTTACATTGTGCACACACTAGTTGTCTGGACGATGAAAAGGATAACCATTCGTTTTATGGGTGTTGGACTTTAAGCATGCAACATACGGAGTTTCTGTAAGGACATGATAATCTTTAGATTGTAATTGCATTACTTCTGTAAGGACGTGATAATCTTTAGATTGTAATTGCATTACTTGGTTACAGTGCTTCTTACTGCTTCTTTAGTTAAATATTCTTAGTGGTAGTCAATCTACATGTACGTCTCTGGTTTTCTTGGCTGAATATCGATGAGCAAGTTGAAATCTGTACTGTAGTTTCATTACAGAGTGATGCTGCTCTCTTGTTCTTGACTAGGAGTCCTGTAATCTGCCTATTTGTTGCTTGGTGTTATACAATTGGTTTGACGATTTGGTCGTTTCCATGTTAAGACATGGCGGCGCCAAATAGTAAAGACTGGCCCTATCTTGTTCAGGTAAATCTATTCTGTTTGCCTTGTGTTGCAAGCTCTGAAATCTTTGTACTTATTCCTGCCCTCTATTACACATTTGGTGTATGTTTTTCACTGCAACTAGTACTCTGTCTGCCTTAATGTATGTTCCCGCATAGTGGTTGATTTTCTGATGATAATCTTCAGCTTCTCCGAGTCCTTTGGTACATAACTGAAATGTTGTAGTTGTGTTGTTTGTTACCCCCCTTTAAACCAACTGTTGAATGCTAAGGATACAATACTTATTCCCCTACTTGAACAGTAGAAAAATAGTCGAATCGTTGCTTATTTCTTACTTTTGAAAGATGTGGTCCGTGTTGGTGTGTAACAAAATTTTGTTCTCTGTCCAATCTGGTTTGTGCATTGCAAAGGCAAGATAGGTGGCTTTTGATTCAAAAAGTTGAAGACATGTTTTTGCAGAATTGTTCCAAATATTTTACAGAACATTTGTTGATTGGAGAGAAGTTATCTCTTTGTGACTTTTTGCAACTTTTTGAAGTGAACGCTACCTTAGATTCCAAATGGAAGTGTGCTTTGGTGGTATGTGAGATGTGATTGTTTTATCATCACATTATTCAAGGTCTATATGCGACACAATTattcgtctctctctctctttctttttaaaaatagacaTCGATACATTAggaaaattaaatatgtttgaTTACACATTTCAATTAATCGAGCAATCTATtaccatataaatatataagttGATTACACACTTTAACTGATTTCAACTAATCGAACGATCCATTACcatatgaatatataaattgatcACACACTTCAATTGATCGAGTGATCTATTACCCCCTATATATGATCCAAAGTGAAATTGGATCCTATATAATATAACCAGTTGCGCATGTGGAGATGTTCCTTTTGTGTCTTTGTATTACCAAATAGTGTAATAAATAAACATTCATAATTTAGTATTATCATAACATTCTCTCTTGAAGGTTGTTAATAGACATTGTACCTCATTAATAtcctattttaaatttctttggTTAAATTGTTAAACGGTCaatatttagtatttaatgGGATCTCTTAGGAACATTTTCAACATTTattaaaattgttaatattttagtttgttgttcttttatttatatatttttttattcgtttgatttgaaaaaaatataattatttaattatgtaagAAAATCACGGgagaatattttaaatgaacatatcactaaaaattttcatcagttacaatttcaaaagtaattgattgtattcatttcaatagtTATCATATGtgtatttgtattcattatgattttcatgtttGGGTTTGTATAATGgtatttgtatttctttattaatttgtattcatttcaataggtATACGAAATGGATTTGAAATTATTTGTATCAATATACTTGTGTAAACTCTTGTTCATTCAGAAAGAATACAACATTGGTtggtatatttttcaaaaacatatattctttttaaaaattccaaCAAAATTTGTATTCCCTTCatcaaatcatacaaatttataGTCATAGTGAcaatcaatatttgtatttcaaAAGGAACAATtgtatttcaaaaagaaaattgtatttcatgaccaaaaaatgtatttcttaGATGTTATGTAttccaaaattatatatattatattcattgtctaatataaaatatatactaaatagGAATGCAAATCATATTTTATTCCAAGCACCCAACATACAAAGAAATCATTCATTGTTTGTATCTCAAACAGGTAAAAAGTGTTTACTTTGAAATATGGCTAGTGATTATGTACTTTCATCTCCTTTCGGTTCTTCTAAATGTGAGaaagttgaaaaaatacttCAATTCATTGAAGAGATAAATAGAACTGCTATGTCATCCAACAAAATGTCTTGGATGAGATATTGATCCGAAAATCCTAAATTGAATACCTCAGTGTAACATCTTGTAACTcgtaataaccaataataagctaagaaacaaaaaatttatcacttttggaaagaaagggaaaaatatgaaaaattttcttaagtttaaGAAGTGAGTTTTAGTAAATTCCAAACGGCCATAACTCCTTGCTCAAGATAAATAAGAAGTAgctctttatatggttgga
This genomic window contains:
- the LOC101256581 gene encoding protein METHYLENE BLUE SENSITIVITY 1 → MTGKAKPKKHTAKELAAKIDAATTNRGGGKAGLADRSGIEKGGHAKLECPLCKVTAPDIKSMKIHHDAKHPKVAFDETKLNNLHATVVAESSNKPKPGIRGSLKK